TCGGTGTCGGCCTTCTGCGCGTCGAGCTTGGCCTGCTCCGACTTGAAGGTCTTCAGCGTGTCGGCCTGGGTGGCGCTCATCCGGCTCGCCGACCCGGCCTTGTCCAGGAAGTCGCCCGGGTTGCTGGAGAGCATCAGCTGCACGGTGGGCGAGATGCCGCCGTCGCGGTACTGCTGGGCGGCGACCTCCGCGAGCCGGCTCTGAACGCCGTTCACCTCGCCCTGCTGGCGCGCCACCTGGTCCTGCAGCTGGGTGACCTGCTTCTGCAGGTCCTGCTGCTTCTCGGTGGAGGCGTTGAACGCTTCGGTCGCGACCTCGGCCTGCTGGTTCAGCTGGTCGACCTGGGCCTTGACCTGGTCCTTGGTCGGCGCCGGGGCGGCGTGCGCGGCACCCGCCTGGGAGGAGATGGCGACGGCGGTGGCGGCGGCGGCAGTCAGGATCGAGGCGCGCGTGCGGCCGACGGGCTTGGGACGACGATGGGACGCCACGAAGGCGGACTCCTTCTTCCTCACACCGCCTACCGGGTGAGCTGACGGGTTCGGGCCGGAAGCATGCCCTACGACGTCTCACCGCCCGCCCCTGCGGTGCGCGGCTGGCCGCACACCGGCCGGCGCGGCCGACCTGACGCCGATTCACCCCGGGGGAACGTGGTTCCCCGGCTCCGTTCGACAGCACCCCCGGCAGGGGCCTCCCCGTAGGCAGTGGGACTGCCCAGCTGTGTCGCGGACTCGGCGGCGACCCCCGCCGTCACCCGGGTTGGGCGATCTTCTGTGCGGTGGTCAGTGGGATGACCCTAGTAACCGATCCGTGATCCGTTCAAATCCTTGTCGGAAAAATCTCGGATCCATGGCCGATTTTCTGTGCGGTCGCGACCGTCCGTGACGGGAAATCCACCGTCAGCTGACGGTTTCTCATCATACGAGCACAAAAGAGAACGCCCGGAACGTGTCGCAGATCACAGAAGGATCTCGGCGCGTCCGGGCGTGTCACGCGGCGTCAGAACCGCGGTCGGGAGGGAATGTCCGCTTTTGCCCCGAAGGGTCAGATCCGGCGGATGGTCTTGATCGGCAGCAGGTCGGCCTGCATGGTCTTGACCACGTCGCCGGTGTGCGGGGCGTGCACGACCAGGCCGTTGCCGATGTACATGCCGACGTGGTGCGCGTCCGAGTAGTAGATCACCAGGTCGCCCGGCTGCGCGTTGGCGATGTTGGTGCCCACGTTGACGCCCACGCTCGCCTGGGACTGCGAAGTCCGCGGCAGCGAGACGCCGGCCTGGGCGTACGCCCACACCATGAGGCCCGAGCAGTCGAAGGTCGAGGGGCCGGTCGCACCCCAGACGTACGGGTCGCCCTGGCGGGTCAGCGCCGCACGGACGGCCGCACCGGCGTAGCCGGACGCCGGGGGCAGCGTGGAGGGGTCGACCCGGCTACCGCCGCGCGAGGCGCGGTCGCCACCCAGGACGGCCGCCCGCTGGCTGGCCGTCAGGGTGTTCAGCAGCCGCTGGGTCTCGGCGAGCTTCTGCTGCACCTGGGCCTTGGTGTCGTTCAGGGTCTGCGTGGTCTGGTCCAGCTCGGCGAGGATGGCCGCGGCCTCCGCCTTCTGCTGGTCCAGCCGGCGCTGCTGGTCGCGCAGCGACTTCAGCGTGGAGGCCTGGGTGTCGGTGGCCTGCTCGTTGCTGGACGCCTTGTCGAGGTAGTTGTCCGGGTTCGAGGAGAGCATCAGCGCCACGGTCGGGTCGATCCCGCCGGTGCGGTACTCGTCGGCGGCCACCGCCGACAGCCCGGAGGCGACCTCGTTCAGCTGCGCCTGGGTCCGGGCTATCTGGTCCTGCAGCTCGGTCGCCTGCTTCTTCAGCTGGTCGCCGCGCTCCTTGGCACCGTCGTACTTCTCGGTGGCCTGCTCCTGCTCCTGCTGCAGCTGGTCCACCTGGACCTTGACCTCGTCCACGGAGGGCTTCGCCGGCGCCGCGTGGGCGCTCGCCTGGGCCGACAGGGCGACCGCGGTCGCTGCGGCAGCGGTGAGCACGGACACGCGTGCGCGGCTCGGCTGCTTGGGACGGCGGTGGGAGGCCAAGGGTCTAGCTCCTTCTTCCTGCTGGACTCACCCGAACGAGTGGATGTCCGGAAAATAGGTTTGACGCCAGACCCTAGTGAAGATCCGCCCGCTACGCCACTCCCGGAACCCCTCGATCCGCACCCCCGAGCGGGATTTCACGACCTCGACACATCGGGGCCACCCGGCCCGCCCGCGCGTCAGGGCCGGGCGAGCCGGTTCAGCAGCAGAATCGAGGCCACCGGGCGCGCCCCGGCCTTGCGGACACCGTCCGCGACCTCGCGGTCCGTGGACACCACGACCACCGGCCGGCCCTGCGGCTCGGCCCGCA
The Kitasatospora paranensis genome window above contains:
- a CDS encoding C40 family peptidase, with the translated sequence MASHRRPKQPSRARVSVLTAAAATAVALSAQASAHAAPAKPSVDEVKVQVDQLQQEQEQATEKYDGAKERGDQLKKQATELQDQIARTQAQLNEVASGLSAVAADEYRTGGIDPTVALMLSSNPDNYLDKASSNEQATDTQASTLKSLRDQQRRLDQQKAEAAAILAELDQTTQTLNDTKAQVQQKLAETQRLLNTLTASQRAAVLGGDRASRGGSRVDPSTLPPASGYAGAAVRAALTRQGDPYVWGATGPSTFDCSGLMVWAYAQAGVSLPRTSQSQASVGVNVGTNIANAQPGDLVIYYSDAHHVGMYIGNGLVVHAPHTGDVVKTMQADLLPIKTIRRI